Proteins encoded together in one Chryseobacterium sp. G0201 window:
- the arsB gene encoding ACR3 family arsenite efflux transporter gives MKTELKFLDRYLTLWIFLAMLIGVGLGYFFPAISEINNSLSAGTTNIPLAIGLILMMYPPLAKVDYSLLPQVFKDKKVISISLILNWIVGPVLMFSLAVIFLKNEPDFMIGLILIGLARCIAMVIVWNDLAKGNREYAALLIALNSIFQIISYSFLVWLFINILPQKLGLGNFNVSVSIGDVTESVLIYLGIPFLAGFLTRYFLTRSKGREWYNRKFIPAISPITLYALLFTIVLMFSLKGDQIIELPMDVVKVAIPLMIYFVLMFFISFFINKSLKVPYDKNVSIAFTATGNNFELAIAVSIAVFGIHSAQAFVGVIGPLVEVPVLILLVKASLYLKKRYKLVTND, from the coding sequence ATGAAAACTGAATTAAAATTTCTGGACAGATATTTAACGCTTTGGATTTTTCTGGCAATGCTCATCGGAGTAGGATTGGGGTATTTTTTTCCTGCGATTTCTGAGATTAACAACTCACTTTCTGCGGGTACAACCAATATACCTTTAGCCATTGGGTTGATATTAATGATGTATCCGCCATTGGCAAAAGTAGATTATTCATTATTACCACAAGTTTTTAAGGATAAAAAAGTGATATCTATTTCGCTGATATTAAACTGGATTGTTGGTCCTGTTTTAATGTTTTCCTTAGCAGTTATTTTCCTTAAAAATGAGCCAGATTTTATGATAGGATTGATCCTTATCGGCTTGGCAAGGTGCATTGCGATGGTTATTGTTTGGAATGATTTGGCGAAAGGAAACCGGGAATATGCAGCTCTGTTGATTGCTTTGAATAGTATTTTTCAAATCATATCTTACAGTTTTTTAGTTTGGCTGTTCATTAATATACTTCCACAAAAGTTAGGATTGGGGAATTTTAATGTTTCTGTTTCGATAGGGGATGTAACGGAAAGTGTATTGATTTATTTAGGAATTCCTTTCTTAGCAGGTTTTTTAACTCGATATTTTCTCACAAGATCAAAAGGGAGAGAGTGGTATAACCGAAAATTTATTCCTGCAATTTCACCAATTACTTTGTATGCGCTACTATTTACTATTGTGTTGATGTTTAGTTTAAAAGGTGATCAAATAATAGAATTACCAATGGATGTTGTAAAAGTTGCTATTCCATTGATGATTTATTTTGTATTGATGTTTTTCATCAGCTTTTTTATCAATAAATCTTTGAAAGTTCCTTACGACAAAAATGTTTCAATTGCTTTTACAGCAACAGGAAATAATTTTGAATTGGCTATTGCGGTTAGTATCGCTGTGTTTGGGATACATTCGGCTCAAGCTTTTGTCGGGGTAATTGGTCCTTTGGTAGAAGTTCCAGTCTTAATTTTATTGGTAAAAGCCAGTTTATATCTTAAAAAAAGGTATAAATTAGTAACTAATGATTAG
- a CDS encoding low molecular weight phosphatase family protein, which translates to MNAKLSEFIEEILTKEINEERKIILQPLIDFIQQKVKDQKPININFICTHNSRRSHLAQIWAQTASAHFNIPCVNCYSGGTETTALFPKIIETLANAGFESWKLSENENPIYAIKYDENALPIIGFSKKYDDIFNPVSDFAAIMTCSQADGGCPFIPGAEKRIPITFDDPKIADNTMEQTKIYQERSLQIAVEMFYVFSKINK; encoded by the coding sequence ATGAATGCTAAGTTATCAGAATTTATAGAAGAAATTCTTACTAAAGAAATCAATGAAGAAAGAAAAATCATCTTACAGCCATTGATTGATTTTATACAGCAAAAAGTAAAAGATCAGAAGCCAATTAACATCAATTTTATTTGTACTCACAATTCGCGCAGAAGTCATTTGGCGCAAATTTGGGCACAAACGGCATCGGCACATTTTAATATTCCTTGTGTAAACTGCTATTCTGGAGGAACAGAAACAACGGCTTTGTTTCCTAAAATCATAGAAACCTTGGCAAATGCAGGTTTTGAAAGTTGGAAATTAAGTGAAAATGAAAATCCGATATATGCCATAAAATATGATGAAAACGCTTTACCAATTATTGGATTTTCTAAAAAATATGATGATATTTTTAATCCGGTCAGTGATTTTGCCGCTATTATGACGTGTTCACAAGCAGATGGCGGTTGTCCTTTTATTCCGGGAGCTGAAAAACGTATTCCTATTACATTTGATGATCCAAAAATAGCAGATAACACAATGGAGCAAACTAAAATATACCAAGAGAGAAGCTTACAAATAGCGGTGGAAATGTTTTATGTTTTCTCTAAAATAAATAAATAA
- a CDS encoding DUF6428 family protein, producing MTLEQIKNILPSLENVEFQLENGTFIPEHFHVTEIGMATKSFIDCGGTIRKEERVNFQLWDADDFEHRLKPGKLLHIINLSEEKLGIGNFEIEVEYQDATIGKYDLDFNGKNFILKNKVTACLAQEVCGIPQEKQKINLSELKNNQDSCCTPNSGCC from the coding sequence ATGACTTTAGAACAAATTAAAAATATTCTACCATCATTAGAAAATGTAGAATTTCAATTGGAAAACGGGACGTTTATCCCTGAACATTTCCATGTCACAGAAATCGGAATGGCGACCAAAAGCTTTATAGATTGCGGCGGTACCATAAGAAAAGAAGAAAGAGTAAATTTTCAGCTTTGGGATGCCGATGATTTTGAACATCGTTTAAAGCCCGGAAAACTTTTGCATATCATCAATCTTTCAGAAGAAAAATTAGGAATCGGAAATTTTGAGATCGAAGTGGAATATCAAGATGCAACCATCGGAAAATATGATCTTGATTTTAATGGAAAGAATTTTATCCTTAAAAATAAAGTAACAGCTTGTTTAGCTCAGGAAGTTTGCGGAATTCCTCAGGAAAAGCAAAAAATAAATTTGAGTGAACTAAAAAATAATCAGGATTCTTGTTGTACACCCAATTCAGGCTGTTGTTAA
- a CDS encoding ArsR/SmtB family transcription factor — MGATKTDFFTEQQNQIATIAKALGHPARIAIIEYLLKVNECICGDIVNELPLAQPTVSQHLKELKNAGLIKGNIEGNKICYCIDDKAFEVLNTYFSNIISTVKKQNCC, encoded by the coding sequence ATGGGTGCTACTAAAACAGATTTTTTTACTGAACAACAAAACCAGATCGCGACCATTGCAAAAGCTTTGGGACATCCTGCGAGAATAGCTATTATAGAATATTTATTGAAAGTAAATGAATGTATCTGTGGAGATATTGTCAACGAATTACCACTTGCTCAACCAACAGTTTCTCAACATTTGAAAGAACTTAAAAACGCAGGTTTGATTAAAGGTAATATTGAAGGAAACAAGATTTGCTACTGTATTGATGATAAAGCTTTCGAAGTTTTAAATACTTATTTCTCGAATATTATTTCTACTGTAAAAAAGCAAAACTGCTGTTAA